A section of the Gloeobacter violaceus PCC 7421 genome encodes:
- a CDS encoding GNAT family N-acetyltransferase, with protein MSGLISMTFRPLALADLVLLHEWLARPHVAQWWGPPPSGAEVEEEYGPLLDGTGPHRAYIALQAGMPIGFIQSYTPVACHGEGWWLEEHDAGVRGIDQFLAPADQLGRGLGTAMVLAFVSELLADPGVTRIQTDPSPQNRRAIRCYEKAGFRAVREIDTPDGCALLMYYDRQV; from the coding sequence ATGTCGGGCTTAATTTCGATGACCTTCCGTCCGCTCGCACTGGCTGACCTGGTCTTGCTTCACGAGTGGCTGGCCCGTCCGCATGTAGCCCAGTGGTGGGGACCGCCGCCCTCCGGTGCCGAAGTCGAGGAAGAGTATGGGCCGCTCCTTGACGGGACGGGGCCGCATCGCGCTTACATCGCCCTTCAGGCGGGTATGCCCATCGGCTTTATCCAATCGTACACACCAGTGGCATGTCATGGGGAGGGGTGGTGGCTGGAGGAGCACGACGCAGGTGTACGCGGCATCGACCAGTTCCTCGCCCCTGCCGACCAGCTTGGCCGGGGACTCGGTACCGCCATGGTCCTGGCCTTCGTGTCTGAGCTTCTGGCGGATCCGGGCGTCACGCGCATCCAGACCGACCCCTCCCCACAGAACCGCCGGGCCATTCGGTGCTACGAAAAAGCCGGCTTTCGGGCGGTCCGGGAGATCGACACGCCCGACGGATGTGCCCTCCTGATGTACTACGATCGTCAAGTTTGA
- a CDS encoding uracil-DNA glycosylase: protein MAEEQVSLFNLSEAAPPQVQFDRIPNDAGVTIVPGTYSDFEQIRTHCNACFRCELGKTRTHAVVGRGNPQALLMVIGEGPGENEDLTGIPFVGKAGQLLDKILEAVQFDTEKDVYVANIVKCRPPGNRKPAPEEMKACLGYLNEQIRMIDPKILLLAGGTAVEGLTGDKRGITKLRGQWLQWQGRWVMPFFHPAFLLRNPSRDAGSPKWLAWQDIQQVRAKYDELVVPR from the coding sequence ATGGCCGAAGAGCAGGTCAGCCTTTTTAATTTATCCGAGGCGGCACCGCCCCAGGTGCAGTTCGACCGCATCCCCAACGATGCCGGCGTTACGATCGTGCCGGGCACCTACAGCGATTTCGAGCAAATTCGCACCCATTGCAACGCCTGTTTTCGCTGTGAACTGGGCAAGACCCGCACCCACGCGGTGGTGGGCCGCGGCAACCCCCAGGCGTTGTTGATGGTGATTGGCGAAGGACCGGGAGAAAACGAAGATCTGACCGGCATTCCCTTTGTGGGCAAAGCCGGGCAACTGCTCGATAAAATCCTGGAGGCGGTGCAGTTCGACACCGAAAAGGACGTCTACGTCGCCAACATCGTCAAATGCCGGCCGCCGGGCAACCGCAAGCCCGCCCCCGAGGAGATGAAAGCCTGCCTGGGCTACCTGAACGAGCAGATCCGCATGATAGATCCAAAAATCTTGCTGCTCGCGGGGGGAACCGCCGTCGAAGGGTTGACCGGCGACAAGCGCGGCATTACCAAGTTGCGGGGCCAATGGTTGCAGTGGCAGGGGCGGTGGGTGATGCCGTTTTTTCACCCGGCCTTTTTGCTGCGCAACCCGAGCCGCGACGCGGGCAGCCCCAAGTGGCTCGCCTGGCAGGATATCCAGCAGGTGCGCGCCAAGTACGACGAACTTGTGGTGCCCCGGTAG
- the recF gene encoding DNA replication/repair protein RecF (All proteins in this family for which functions are known are DNA-binding proteins that assist the filamentation of RecA onto DNA for the initiation of recombination or recombinational repair.): MFLRSVQLHDFRNYAEADLELTSPKTILVGDNAQGKSNLLEAVQLLATGRSTRALRDRELIARGKEQARVAATVERLGDTVELEMILRAGKRRTVRVGGETRRTQVEALGYLHCVSFSSLDLDLVRGAPETRRDWLDGILLQLEPVYTNVLAQFVQALHQRNALLRSTELSPDALAEQLPCWDDLLVRAATPVMRRRHRLIERLAPLARRWHGSISGGRETFAVRYQPQISFEQEDAQSVQQALQELLKEKRTLEGRRGTSLVGPHRDEVDLSIDEIPARQFGSQGQQRTLVLALKLAELELLEQVTGEVPLLLLDDVLAELDLHRQDQLLGAIQERVQTIVTTTHLSLFDSQWLQSATVLTIEKGRIGSPPAPA, from the coding sequence GTGTTCCTAAGATCCGTTCAGTTGCACGATTTTCGCAACTACGCCGAAGCCGACCTCGAACTGACCAGCCCCAAGACGATCCTGGTGGGCGACAACGCCCAGGGCAAATCCAACCTGCTGGAGGCGGTGCAGTTGTTGGCCACGGGGCGCTCGACCCGGGCTCTGCGCGACCGGGAACTGATCGCCCGGGGCAAAGAGCAGGCGCGGGTGGCAGCAACGGTCGAGCGGCTCGGAGATACGGTCGAGTTGGAGATGATCCTGCGGGCGGGCAAACGGCGCACTGTGCGTGTGGGGGGCGAGACGCGCCGCACCCAGGTGGAGGCGCTGGGGTATTTGCACTGTGTCTCTTTTTCGAGTCTCGATCTCGATCTGGTGCGCGGAGCGCCCGAGACGCGCCGCGACTGGCTCGACGGCATCTTGCTGCAACTGGAGCCGGTCTACACCAATGTGCTTGCCCAGTTCGTGCAGGCGCTCCACCAGCGCAACGCCCTGCTGCGCAGTACAGAGCTGTCCCCGGACGCCCTCGCCGAACAGTTGCCCTGCTGGGACGATTTGCTGGTGCGCGCCGCTACACCCGTGATGCGCCGCCGTCACCGCCTCATCGAACGGCTCGCCCCCCTTGCCCGGCGCTGGCACGGCTCGATTAGCGGCGGACGCGAGACGTTTGCGGTGCGCTACCAGCCGCAAATCAGCTTCGAGCAAGAGGATGCCCAGAGTGTCCAGCAGGCATTGCAGGAGTTGCTCAAAGAAAAACGCACCCTCGAAGGGCGCCGCGGCACCAGCCTGGTGGGACCGCACCGCGACGAAGTGGATCTCAGTATCGATGAAATCCCGGCCCGCCAGTTCGGTTCCCAGGGGCAACAGCGTACCCTGGTGCTCGCCCTCAAGCTGGCGGAACTGGAGTTGCTTGAGCAGGTGACCGGCGAGGTGCCTTTGCTGTTGCTCGACGATGTCCTTGCTGAACTGGATCTGCACCGTCAGGACCAGCTGCTGGGAGCTATCCAGGAGCGGGTGCAGACGATTGTGACCACCACCCATCTGAGTTTGTTTGATAGTCAGTGGCTACAGTCGGCGACGGTGCTCACGATCGAAAAGGGGAGGATTGGCTCCCCCCCTGCACCCGCTTGA
- a CDS encoding SWIM zinc finger family protein — protein MSPRHSRTWWGERFIGALQSFCDPARLARGRSYAGPERILRYTFDPAGVRATVRGNVNPYFGVHKEPRYETTIALRTISERDWAQILPCLAARASCVIRLLMSEMPDDIEEAFEEADRQLLPYSPQDFLTRCSCPDWSNPCKHVAGLCFRLAADLDANPLLLFELRGLSCEALRAQLAQFPLGRALSAQLAEPEPPLEPDPSYFTQPQSVAAPDAVSPENFWQGSKHLPPLAVPEPIAVPGILIKTQGDYLPFWHRDNSFIEVMEQIYERVRTKNRNIL, from the coding sequence ATGAGCCCACGGCACAGCCGGACCTGGTGGGGCGAGCGCTTTATCGGCGCGCTGCAATCTTTTTGCGATCCGGCCCGCCTCGCCCGGGGCCGCTCCTACGCGGGCCCTGAGCGCATCTTGCGCTACACTTTCGACCCTGCGGGCGTGCGGGCGACCGTGCGCGGCAACGTCAACCCGTACTTCGGCGTCCACAAAGAACCCCGCTACGAGACGACCATCGCCCTGCGCACGATCTCCGAGCGCGATTGGGCGCAAATTCTGCCGTGTTTGGCGGCGCGGGCCAGCTGTGTAATCCGCCTGCTGATGAGCGAAATGCCCGACGACATCGAGGAGGCCTTCGAAGAGGCCGACCGGCAGTTGCTGCCCTACAGCCCCCAGGACTTTCTGACCCGTTGTTCCTGCCCGGACTGGTCCAACCCCTGCAAACACGTAGCCGGGCTTTGTTTCCGGCTGGCAGCCGACCTGGACGCCAATCCGCTCCTTCTTTTTGAGCTGCGGGGGCTTAGTTGCGAAGCCCTGCGCGCCCAGCTGGCGCAATTTCCCCTGGGCCGGGCCCTCTCAGCGCAACTGGCCGAACCGGAGCCTCCCCTGGAGCCGGACCCTTCCTATTTCACCCAACCCCAGTCCGTCGCCGCGCCGGATGCCGTTTCCCCTGAAAACTTCTGGCAGGGCAGCAAGCATCTGCCGCCGCTTGCAGTACCCGAGCCCATCGCTGTACCCGGCATCTTGATCAAGACCCAGGGAGACTATCTCCCCTTCTGGCACCGGGACAATTCCTTCATCGAGGTGATGGAGCAGATCTACGAGCGGGTGCGGACCAAAAACCGGAATATCCTGTAG
- the pcp gene encoding pyroglutamyl-peptidase I, producing MRVLLTGFEPFAGELVNPSWEVASRLAERRISGCTVAAERLPTVFGASIACLRTALERHRPQAVVCLGEAGGRAAISIERVALNLDEARIPDNKGQQPVEIPVEPGAPAAYFATLPVRAIVAKLLAAGIPAEISRTAGGFVCNHTFYGLMHHLGQATPVRAGFIHIPYLPEQAVRYPGKASMELATTLRGIEMVLEVLRSEQNVL from the coding sequence ATGCGGGTTCTGCTGACCGGCTTCGAGCCTTTCGCGGGGGAGCTTGTCAATCCCTCCTGGGAAGTGGCAAGCCGACTGGCGGAGCGGCGAATTTCCGGTTGCACCGTGGCGGCGGAGCGGTTGCCGACCGTTTTCGGCGCCTCGATTGCCTGTCTGCGCACGGCCCTTGAGCGCCACCGCCCGCAGGCGGTGGTTTGTCTCGGCGAAGCCGGGGGACGCGCGGCCATCTCGATCGAGCGGGTCGCCCTCAACCTCGATGAGGCACGCATCCCCGACAACAAGGGTCAGCAGCCGGTCGAGATTCCCGTCGAGCCCGGCGCTCCGGCAGCTTACTTCGCGACATTGCCGGTGCGGGCGATCGTGGCAAAGCTACTGGCGGCGGGCATCCCGGCGGAAATTTCGCGCACGGCCGGGGGGTTTGTCTGCAACCACACGTTCTACGGCCTGATGCACCATCTCGGGCAAGCCACCCCCGTGCGCGCCGGGTTCATCCACATTCCCTATCTGCCGGAGCAGGCCGTTCGCTATCCCGGCAAAGCGAGCATGGAACTGGCGACCACCCTGCGCGGTATCGAAATGGTCCTGGAAGTGCTCAGATCAGAACAGAACGTCCTGTAG
- a CDS encoding metallophosphoesterase family protein, whose amino-acid sequence MPLLSDPLLLWPTADSVRVVWFTEGRGEHHHVCAGDNLERQIPAQSRRLDHLGEDARSHVGEQHGQGELYKHIHRRDIHRHEAIVDALVPGERVPYQVVSDVDGQQASSEIYTLAAAPTPGTPLNILLTSDHQILPMVAANLEKVAQTVGRVDAVFFAGDLVNVPDRASEWFDDNRGNAFFACLQGRAHYPLGGRLWRGGEILQYAPIFPCIGNHEVMGIATGPDALNLSFARPRQAARDLGFAQDQLEAESFNTWSYEAIFGVPPYYAVSFGDVRLVSLYATRIWRSPEPGTRGKYGEHPEDLADPKRWGYGELIFEPICAGSAQYAWLERELASSAFRTARFRVVMLHHPVHGLGGNIVPPYTDPHPHIERDATGQVTAVGYSYPKAEDVLIRDLQPLLEASGVQLVLFGHCHLWNRFTSGATHYLETSNVGNTFGAYPPGRPRSPLPAGDDYQPTGDPNGLEPVIPNLAPLIDPDGKPQAYLASNEITAFSILETATGTVTSYRFDTREPDSPVIAFDAFGLAAL is encoded by the coding sequence ATGCCCCTGCTGAGCGATCCGTTGTTGCTGTGGCCCACGGCCGATTCGGTGCGCGTCGTCTGGTTCACCGAGGGCCGGGGCGAGCACCACCATGTATGCGCAGGCGACAACCTCGAACGGCAGATCCCGGCGCAAAGCCGCCGCCTGGACCACCTGGGCGAAGATGCCCGCTCTCACGTCGGGGAGCAACACGGCCAGGGGGAACTCTATAAACACATCCATCGGCGCGACATCCACCGTCACGAAGCGATCGTGGATGCCCTGGTTCCCGGCGAACGGGTGCCCTACCAGGTGGTAAGCGATGTGGACGGACAGCAGGCAAGCAGCGAGATTTACACGCTGGCTGCGGCTCCCACCCCGGGCACGCCTTTAAACATCTTGCTCACCTCGGATCACCAGATCCTGCCGATGGTGGCGGCCAATCTCGAAAAAGTCGCCCAGACGGTGGGCCGCGTCGATGCGGTGTTTTTTGCCGGGGATCTGGTAAACGTGCCCGATCGGGCAAGCGAGTGGTTCGACGACAACCGGGGAAACGCTTTTTTTGCCTGCCTGCAGGGCCGCGCCCACTACCCGCTCGGAGGACGCCTCTGGCGGGGTGGAGAAATCCTGCAGTACGCGCCGATTTTTCCATGTATCGGCAACCACGAGGTGATGGGGATCGCCACCGGTCCAGACGCGCTCAATCTATCGTTTGCCCGGCCGCGCCAGGCGGCGCGCGATCTGGGTTTTGCCCAGGACCAGCTCGAAGCCGAATCGTTCAATACCTGGAGCTACGAAGCGATCTTTGGCGTTCCTCCTTACTACGCGGTGAGCTTCGGCGACGTGCGGCTAGTGTCTTTGTACGCGACGCGCATCTGGCGCTCACCCGAACCGGGTACGCGGGGCAAATACGGTGAGCATCCCGAAGATCTGGCCGACCCAAAGCGGTGGGGCTATGGCGAATTAATTTTCGAGCCCATCTGCGCAGGCAGCGCCCAGTACGCCTGGTTGGAGCGCGAACTCGCTTCTTCTGCGTTTCGCACCGCCCGCTTTCGGGTCGTCATGCTCCATCACCCGGTGCACGGTCTTGGCGGAAATATCGTCCCCCCTTACACCGACCCGCATCCCCACATCGAGCGCGACGCAACTGGCCAGGTGACGGCTGTGGGCTACAGCTATCCGAAAGCTGAAGATGTCCTTATCCGCGACCTCCAGCCGCTGCTGGAAGCCTCTGGCGTGCAACTGGTGCTCTTCGGCCACTGCCATCTGTGGAACCGCTTCACCAGTGGCGCCACCCACTATCTGGAAACCTCCAACGTCGGCAATACCTTTGGCGCCTACCCGCCCGGCCGTCCGCGCAGCCCATTGCCCGCCGGGGACGATTACCAGCCTACCGGCGACCCGAACGGCCTGGAGCCCGTGATCCCCAACCTGGCACCCCTCATCGACCCCGACGGCAAGCCGCAGGCTTATCTGGCCAGCAACGAGATCACCGCCTTCAGCATCCTCGAGACCGCCACCGGTACGGTGACCAGTTACCGCTTCGACACCCGCGAACCGGACAGTCCCGTCATCGCCTTCGACGCATTTGGCCTCGCGGCGCTTTGA
- the map gene encoding type I methionyl aminopeptidase, which produces MELKIPKPVEIKSAKELEKMRTAGRLAAQLLQYIEPFVQPGISTQELDDLCAEWTKARGAVSAPLGYHGYPKHTCTSINQVVCHGIPNKKQLLKEGDIINIDVTPILDGWYGDSSKTFCVGNVSAEAQRLVDVTYECLMVGIAEVKPNARVGDIGAAIQAHAEAAGFSVVRDFVGHGIGRTFHTEPWVPHFGVRGKGTRLRPGMVFTIEPMINAGSWEAVVLPDKWTAVTKDGSLSAQFEHTVAVTEDGVEILTLLH; this is translated from the coding sequence ATGGAACTGAAGATCCCCAAGCCCGTCGAGATCAAATCGGCCAAGGAGTTGGAGAAGATGCGCACCGCCGGCAGGTTGGCCGCCCAGTTGCTTCAGTACATCGAACCCTTCGTGCAGCCCGGAATCAGTACGCAGGAACTCGACGATCTTTGCGCCGAGTGGACCAAGGCCCGCGGCGCGGTGAGCGCCCCTCTGGGCTACCACGGCTATCCGAAGCACACCTGCACCAGCATCAACCAGGTCGTCTGCCACGGCATCCCCAACAAAAAGCAGCTGCTCAAAGAGGGCGACATCATCAACATCGACGTCACCCCCATCCTGGATGGCTGGTACGGCGACTCCAGCAAGACTTTCTGCGTGGGCAACGTCAGCGCCGAGGCGCAGCGGCTGGTCGACGTCACCTACGAGTGCCTGATGGTGGGGATCGCCGAGGTCAAACCGAACGCCCGCGTGGGCGACATCGGCGCGGCCATCCAGGCCCACGCCGAAGCGGCGGGTTTCAGCGTCGTGCGCGATTTTGTCGGCCACGGCATCGGCCGGACCTTTCACACCGAACCGTGGGTGCCCCACTTCGGCGTGCGCGGCAAAGGAACGCGCCTGCGGCCCGGTATGGTCTTTACGATCGAACCGATGATTAACGCCGGGAGCTGGGAGGCGGTGGTACTGCCCGACAAATGGACAGCGGTCACCAAGGACGGCTCGCTGAGCGCCCAGTTCGAGCACACCGTCGCTGTCACCGAGGACGGCGTCGAAATTCTGACGCTTTTACATTGA
- a CDS encoding ExbD/TolR family protein, with amino-acid sequence MTVKLSDSDEEGGSAGEINVVPLIDVLFSILTFFVLASIFLTTQQGLPLDLPKVAPSDQQQVLSQQLTLTITDKGKYLLDKEPIELAKVGPTVKAELDKDPNRMVVVAGSKEAEYQYVVFVLDELRKVNATRIAMATDTE; translated from the coding sequence ATGACGGTCAAGCTCAGCGACAGCGACGAAGAGGGCGGGTCGGCAGGCGAGATTAACGTCGTACCGCTCATCGACGTGCTGTTTTCGATTTTGACGTTTTTTGTGCTGGCGTCGATCTTTCTGACCACCCAGCAGGGGCTGCCGCTGGATCTGCCCAAGGTGGCTCCGTCCGACCAGCAGCAGGTGCTCAGCCAGCAGCTGACGCTCACCATCACCGACAAGGGCAAATACCTCCTGGATAAGGAGCCCATCGAGCTAGCGAAGGTCGGCCCGACGGTCAAGGCTGAACTTGACAAAGACCCCAACCGGATGGTGGTAGTGGCCGGCAGCAAGGAGGCGGAGTACCAGTACGTTGTATTCGTACTCGATGAACTCAGGAAGGTCAATGCAACCCGGATCGCTATGGCAACGGACACCGAGTGA
- the radA gene encoding DNA repair protein RadA produces MAKTRSQFTCTECGYENVRWLGRCPGCDAWNSFVEETVSPTPAAHRSPTPAAPRPRAAVALDAIDQSQHSRVPSGFGELDRVLGGGVVPGSLVLIGGDPGIGKSTLLLQTACRLSQAQTVLYVAAEESAQQVKLRAERLGVAAPGLFLLAETELEAVLSELESLKPGIAVVDSIQAVYLGALTAAAGSVSQVRECTASLMRLAKRTRITLFIVGHVTKEGSLAGPKVLEHLVDTVLYFEGDRFQSHRLLRSVKNRFGATHEIGVFEMGERGLAEVENPSELFLTSRDEPAPGTATIVACEGTRPLVVELQALVSPTSYGSPRRTATGIEYNRFLQILAVLEKRVGIPLSKLDAYVASVGGLDVSEPAADLGVAVAVAASFRDRIVDPHTVLLGEVGLGGQVRPVSQLELRLKEAFKLGYRRAIVPRGSAIAAPGMEIVPVSRVVEALVAALGGPQNPAPPVRHPAEETDALRPESEFRKS; encoded by the coding sequence ATGGCCAAGACGCGCAGTCAGTTCACCTGCACCGAGTGCGGCTACGAAAACGTCCGCTGGCTGGGGCGCTGTCCCGGCTGCGACGCCTGGAACAGCTTTGTCGAGGAGACCGTCTCCCCGACCCCGGCCGCTCACCGCTCCCCCACCCCGGCCGCGCCCCGGCCGCGCGCCGCCGTCGCCCTCGACGCCATCGACCAGAGTCAGCACAGTCGCGTCCCTTCGGGGTTCGGCGAACTGGATCGGGTACTCGGCGGCGGTGTGGTGCCGGGCTCGCTGGTGCTCATCGGCGGCGATCCGGGGATCGGCAAATCGACGCTGCTGCTGCAGACCGCCTGCCGGCTTTCGCAAGCACAAACGGTGCTCTACGTCGCCGCCGAGGAATCGGCCCAGCAGGTGAAATTGCGCGCCGAACGGCTGGGGGTGGCGGCGCCGGGGCTCTTTTTGCTGGCGGAGACCGAGCTTGAGGCGGTGCTGAGCGAACTGGAGAGCCTCAAGCCCGGTATTGCCGTCGTCGATTCGATCCAGGCTGTCTATCTGGGGGCGCTCACCGCCGCCGCCGGTTCGGTCTCCCAGGTGCGCGAGTGCACCGCCTCGCTGATGCGTTTGGCCAAGCGCACGCGCATCACGCTGTTTATCGTCGGACACGTCACCAAAGAAGGATCCCTCGCCGGACCCAAGGTGCTCGAACACCTGGTCGATACGGTGCTCTACTTTGAAGGCGACCGCTTTCAGAGCCACCGTTTGCTGCGCTCGGTCAAAAACCGCTTCGGGGCCACCCACGAAATCGGCGTCTTCGAGATGGGCGAGCGGGGTCTGGCGGAGGTCGAAAATCCGTCGGAATTGTTTTTGACCAGCCGCGACGAACCTGCCCCCGGCACCGCCACGATCGTCGCCTGCGAGGGCACCCGGCCCCTGGTGGTCGAACTGCAGGCCCTGGTGAGCCCCACCAGCTACGGCTCGCCGCGCCGCACCGCCACCGGCATCGAGTACAACCGCTTCCTGCAGATCCTGGCGGTACTCGAAAAGCGCGTCGGCATTCCCCTCTCCAAACTCGATGCCTACGTCGCCTCGGTGGGGGGGCTCGACGTCTCCGAACCCGCCGCCGATCTGGGGGTGGCCGTTGCGGTGGCCGCCAGTTTTCGCGATCGCATCGTCGATCCGCACACGGTGCTGTTGGGCGAGGTTGGCCTGGGGGGTCAGGTGCGCCCCGTCTCCCAACTGGAACTGCGCCTCAAAGAAGCCTTCAAACTCGGCTACCGTCGGGCGATCGTGCCCCGCGGTTCGGCAATCGCTGCCCCCGGCATGGAGATTGTACCGGTATCGCGGGTGGTCGAGGCGCTGGTAGCTGCCCTCGGTGGGCCGCAAAATCCCGCCCCACCAGTGCGTCATCCTGCTGAAGAAACAGATGCGCTCCGCCCGGAGAGCGAATTTCGGAAATCTTAA
- a CDS encoding energy transducer TonB — MQPGSLWQRTPSDDDGGLKLILACVVGSALLHAGLFALKLPEPKPPEIPKAQKMVMVETAPKLPPPKPKVEPPKPKPPEPKSFSRKPVPKKSAPQKAKASRTILSSKAVSADAGTVSENQLAGSRGTGYGTEKGDDFGSIAPLGVDGGSGGTDVVETPPPPPPPPPPLVNARPKGAVQPEYPEIAQQNNWEGRVIVKAYINADGSVGEVQVAKSSGHSELDNAALAAVRNTKFEPARRGEESVGAWVRIPVTFSLQ; from the coding sequence ATGCAACCCGGATCGCTATGGCAACGGACACCGAGTGACGACGACGGTGGCCTCAAACTCATCCTCGCCTGCGTGGTAGGCTCCGCCCTCCTCCACGCCGGACTGTTCGCCCTCAAACTGCCCGAACCGAAGCCTCCCGAAATCCCCAAGGCCCAAAAAATGGTCATGGTCGAGACGGCTCCCAAACTGCCGCCTCCCAAACCAAAAGTCGAACCGCCCAAACCGAAACCGCCCGAACCGAAGAGCTTCTCCAGAAAGCCCGTTCCCAAAAAGAGCGCCCCCCAAAAGGCCAAAGCCTCGCGGACGATCCTCTCTTCCAAGGCGGTGAGCGCCGATGCGGGCACAGTCAGCGAAAACCAACTGGCCGGTTCGCGCGGCACCGGCTACGGCACCGAAAAGGGCGACGATTTTGGCAGCATTGCGCCTCTGGGTGTCGATGGCGGCAGCGGCGGGACGGACGTGGTGGAGACGCCGCCGCCGCCCCCACCGCCGCCGCCGCCGTTGGTGAACGCCCGTCCGAAGGGGGCGGTGCAGCCGGAGTACCCGGAAATCGCCCAGCAGAACAACTGGGAAGGTCGGGTGATCGTCAAGGCTTACATCAACGCGGACGGTTCGGTGGGCGAGGTGCAGGTGGCCAAATCTTCCGGGCACAGCGAGTTGGACAATGCGGCGCTGGCGGCGGTGCGCAACACGAAGTTCGAGCCGGCGCGGCGGGGGGAGGAGTCGGTGGGGGCGTGGGTGCGCATCCCGGTCACCTTCTCCCTGCAGTAG
- a CDS encoding ATP-binding protein — MIAIALQPYKQEQRTVTFASTLYLRPILDLLLAEVSPLWRSDVRLGLQEALVNAACHGNCLDPHKQVTVQFTVGPSQYLWTIIDQGAGFDPNGPCPEAAPCVEWECGRGLFILRQIFDEVQWVPPGNQLRLCKYIRREARPRLV; from the coding sequence GTGATCGCTATTGCTCTCCAGCCCTACAAACAAGAGCAGCGTACCGTCACTTTCGCTTCGACCCTTTACTTGCGACCGATTCTTGATCTGCTGCTGGCCGAAGTTTCGCCCTTGTGGCGCTCCGATGTGCGGCTGGGTCTGCAAGAAGCCCTGGTCAACGCCGCGTGCCACGGCAATTGCCTGGACCCCCACAAACAGGTCACGGTGCAGTTCACGGTCGGTCCCAGTCAGTACCTCTGGACCATCATCGATCAAGGAGCCGGTTTCGACCCGAACGGCCCGTGCCCCGAGGCGGCACCCTGCGTCGAGTGGGAGTGCGGTCGGGGGCTGTTTATCCTGCGCCAGATCTTCGATGAGGTGCAGTGGGTGCCCCCCGGTAACCAGTTGCGCCTGTGCAAGTACATCCGCCGCGAGGCTCGCCCCCGGCTTGTCTGA
- a CDS encoding Uma2 family endonuclease — MVLSLHLKPVLMLDDDQFFELCGINRDLRLERTAQGELIIMAPAGGDSGRRCANFLIELGFWHRRNNLGIVFDSSTGFKLPNGADRSPDAAWVKLERWQALSESQRRKFPPLAPDFVTEIRFPSDALKTLQTKMQEYVDCGVQLGFLIDPETQRVEIYRPGRDAEVLQSPQVLDGEDVLPGARLNLQDVLF; from the coding sequence ATGGTTCTCTCTTTGCATTTGAAACCCGTACTCATGCTCGACGATGACCAATTTTTTGAGCTGTGCGGGATCAATCGGGACTTGCGTCTGGAGCGAACCGCCCAAGGAGAATTGATAATCATGGCTCCTGCTGGAGGTGACAGCGGTCGCCGGTGCGCCAACTTTCTCATCGAGCTTGGCTTCTGGCATCGCCGAAACAACCTCGGAATCGTTTTTGACTCCTCCACTGGGTTCAAGCTGCCCAACGGAGCTGACCGCTCTCCCGATGCCGCCTGGGTAAAACTGGAGCGTTGGCAAGCCCTGAGCGAATCGCAGCGGCGCAAATTTCCGCCTCTGGCTCCCGATTTTGTTACCGAAATCCGTTTCCCCAGCGACGCTCTCAAAACGCTCCAGACCAAGATGCAGGAGTACGTCGATTGCGGTGTGCAATTGGGATTTTTGATCGACCCTGAAACCCAACGGGTCGAAATTTATCGGCCGGGCCGGGATGCAGAAGTACTCCAGTCTCCGCAGGTGCTCGACGGCGAAGACGTCCTGCCGGGGGCACGCCTGAATCTACAGGACGTTCTGTTCTGA